Sequence from the Longimicrobium sp. genome:
GCGACTGCGCCTGTGAAGCGGGAAGAAGCACCCGGGGAGAAAGTGAAGGGAATGCCGATCGGGGTGGGCCTCATCGGCCTCGGCATGGCCACGGCACCGCACATGATGAGCCTGCGGGAGCTGGAGGAGTCGGGGCGGGTCCGGATCATCGGAGGCCACGCGCCCTCCGCTACCCGGCGGGATGACTTCACGGCGCGCTGGGATGCGCCAGTTTTCGCGGAGCAGGCGGCGCTGCTGGCGGCGCCAGGGCTGGACCTCGTGCTCGTGCTCACCCCGCCTGGTGCGCATCTGCCCGTCGCGCACGCCGCCATCGCCGCCGGAAAGCACATCCTGGTCGAGAAGCCGATCGAGCTGACCGTCGCGCGCGGCGAGGCGCTGGCAGCGGCCGCCGAGGCCGCGGGCGTCCGCTGCGGCGTGTGTCTGCAGCACCGCTTCCGCCCGG
This genomic interval carries:
- a CDS encoding Gfo/Idh/MocA family oxidoreductase is translated as MPIGVGLIGLGMATAPHMMSLRELEESGRVRIIGGHAPSATRRDDFTARWDAPVFAEQAALLAAPGLDLVLVLTPPGAHLPVAHAAIAAGKHILVEKPIELTVARGEALAAAAEAAGVRCGVCLQHRFRP